In Desulfobacteraceae bacterium, a single genomic region encodes these proteins:
- a CDS encoding metalloregulator ArsR/SmtB family transcription factor encodes MPPIKILKALADEKRLQIVTKLLHSDLCVGALARHLGVSKPAVSQHLRVLRKAGLVSGEKRGYWTHYTVDRPALIRLAAELNRLAAEASLSTAPCRRISTAPANPFNEEQPDMCQNCFQQPARLKGKPEKRSSEQIAACHGDAKVHPCTPRDRGPCSE; translated from the coding sequence ATGCCACCGATCAAGATTCTGAAGGCCCTGGCGGACGAAAAACGGCTACAAATCGTGACCAAACTTCTCCACAGCGATCTGTGTGTCGGCGCCCTGGCCCGCCACCTGGGGGTTTCGAAGCCGGCCGTCTCGCAGCACCTGCGGGTGTTGCGCAAGGCGGGGCTGGTCTCGGGGGAGAAACGCGGCTATTGGACCCACTACACGGTTGACCGCCCGGCACTCATCCGCCTTGCCGCGGAATTGAACCGCCTGGCGGCGGAGGCCTCCCTCTCCACCGCCCCATGCCGGCGAATATCTACAGCGCCAGCCAACCCATTCAATGAGGAACAGCCCGATATGTGTCAAAATTGCTTTCAACAGCCAGCCCGCCTGAAGGGCAAACCGGAAAAGCGCAGCTCCGAGCAGATCGCGGCATGTCATGGCGACGCGAAAGTGCATCCTTGCACCCCGAGGGATCGCGGCCCCTGCAGCGAATGA
- a CDS encoding SLC13 family permease: MNLTFDQAVVFAILAATLVLFVWGRWRYDLVALAALLLVFIAGLVPAEQVFLGFGHPAVVTVAAVLVLSRGLLNAGVVDSLSRSLARVGSRPMLQVATLTGIVVLCSGFMNNVGALALMMPVAVWMSRQSGRSPSLLLMPLAFGSLIGGLITLIGTPPNIIIAIYRAETGAPAFGMFDFTPVGLGVAAAGLVFIALVGWRLTPRREAQSAPDELFEIEDYISEVVVPEGAKTVGRTIFHLTSAMEKETEATVVGLIRGERHIAAPAWYEVIQAGDILMVEATPDDLKALIDGMGLALAECKGDCKEILGSDEIRLMEAVITADSPLPGTTAASLHLRRNFGVNLLAIARRGRRLERRLGETQFIIGDILLLQGSEEALQTTLKTFKCLPLAERGLRIGQPRQVFLALGIFGGAMALSALNLLPVQVAFIAAAVIMVVTGLVPMGDIYESIDWPIIVLLGAMFPLGHALESTGGAELIAAQLLVLSGHFPPMAILAVLLVGTMLLSNVVNNAAAAVLMAPIAITLANGMAVSVDPLLMAVAVGSSCAFLTPVGHQSNALVMAPGGYRFGDYWRLGLPLSILITVVAVPLILYFWPMTPARPLP; this comes from the coding sequence ATGAATCTCACCTTTGATCAGGCAGTGGTGTTCGCCATTCTGGCGGCCACCCTGGTGTTGTTTGTCTGGGGCCGCTGGCGCTACGATCTGGTCGCCCTGGCCGCCTTGCTGCTGGTTTTCATCGCCGGCCTGGTGCCGGCCGAGCAGGTTTTCCTTGGGTTCGGACACCCGGCAGTGGTCACCGTGGCCGCCGTCCTGGTGCTCAGCCGCGGCCTGCTCAACGCCGGCGTGGTGGACAGCCTCTCACGCAGCCTGGCGCGGGTGGGCTCCCGCCCGATGTTGCAGGTGGCCACCCTGACGGGCATCGTGGTGCTCTGCTCCGGTTTCATGAACAACGTCGGGGCGCTGGCGCTCATGATGCCCGTAGCGGTATGGATGTCCCGCCAAAGCGGGCGCTCGCCGTCGCTATTGCTCATGCCGCTGGCCTTCGGCTCGCTGATCGGCGGCCTGATCACCCTGATCGGCACCCCGCCCAACATCATCATCGCCATCTACCGGGCCGAAACCGGCGCGCCGGCCTTCGGGATGTTCGACTTCACCCCCGTAGGCCTGGGGGTGGCCGCGGCCGGACTGGTTTTCATCGCGCTGGTGGGCTGGCGGTTGACCCCCCGGCGGGAAGCGCAGAGCGCACCGGATGAACTCTTCGAGATCGAGGATTACATCAGCGAGGTGGTCGTGCCGGAGGGAGCCAAGACCGTCGGCAGGACCATCTTCCACCTCACCTCGGCGATGGAGAAGGAGACCGAGGCGACCGTGGTCGGGCTGATCCGCGGCGAGCGCCACATCGCGGCGCCGGCGTGGTACGAGGTGATTCAGGCCGGCGACATCCTGATGGTGGAGGCCACCCCCGACGATCTGAAGGCCCTGATCGACGGCATGGGGCTGGCGCTGGCCGAGTGCAAGGGCGACTGCAAGGAGATCCTGGGGTCGGACGAGATCCGCCTGATGGAGGCCGTCATCACGGCGGACTCCCCGCTGCCCGGCACCACCGCGGCGAGCCTCCACCTGCGCCGCAATTTCGGGGTCAACCTTTTGGCCATCGCCCGCCGCGGGCGCAGACTGGAGCGCCGCCTGGGCGAGACCCAATTCATCATCGGCGACATCCTCCTCCTGCAGGGCAGCGAGGAAGCCCTGCAGACCACCCTCAAAACCTTCAAGTGTCTCCCGCTGGCCGAGCGCGGCCTGCGGATCGGCCAGCCGCGCCAGGTCTTCCTGGCGCTGGGGATCTTCGGCGGGGCTATGGCGCTCTCGGCCCTGAACCTCCTGCCGGTCCAGGTGGCTTTCATCGCCGCGGCGGTGATCATGGTGGTGACCGGCCTCGTTCCCATGGGGGATATCTACGAGAGCATCGACTGGCCGATCATCGTTCTTTTAGGGGCCATGTTCCCCCTGGGCCACGCCCTTGAAAGCACCGGCGGGGCCGAGCTGATCGCCGCGCAACTTCTGGTGCTCTCGGGCCATTTTCCGCCCATGGCCATCTTGGCGGTCCTCCTGGTGGGCACCATGCTGCTTTCCAACGTCGTCAACAACGCCGCCGCCGCAGTGCTCATGGCCCCCATCGCCATCACCCTGGCCAACGGGATGGCGGTCTCGGTGGACCCCCTGCTGATGGCCGTGGCCGTGGGCTCCTCCTGCGCCTTCCTGACCCCCGTGGGCCACCAGTCCAACGCCCTGGTAATGGCCCCCGGCGGCTACCGCTTCGGCGATTACTGGCGCCTGGGCCTCCCCCTCTCAATCCTGATCACGGTCGTCGCTGTGCCCCTGATCCTCTATTTTTGGCCCATGACCCCGGCCCGGCCTCTGCCGTGA